A DNA window from Thermodesulfobacteriota bacterium contains the following coding sequences:
- the fdhF gene encoding formate dehydrogenase subunit alpha: MKITINGKVIVGEEGQTLLQMAKTGGIRIPTLCHMESLLPTGMCRMCVVEVQGLKSPVTACNTMAQDGMVVETETERVREIRKEVLQFLLVNHPLDCPVCDKGGECDLQDYVYEYGITQALYRVDAPAKEPKTYATPAIKYHPNRCILCSRCIRTCREVVGREVLDLQGTGFEARVEPVRPERCISCGECLSACPVGALTENVSAIKGRKWQAKRVTTVCGYCGVGCALEVNVVQNRVIKVTTREGLGTNQGVLCVKGRFGFEFVHSPERLRTPLIKENGRFREAGWEEALNYVANKLREIKAKYGPNSIAGLASARVTCEENYLFQKFLRAAIGTNNVDHCARLUHSSTVVGLATTLGSGAMTNSIADFKEADLLLVTGSNTTETHPVIGMLLRHRARFHGAKIIVVDPRRIDLTEEADLFLQPKPGDDIAWLNGMAHIIIQEGLYNRAFIEAHTEGFEAFKEKVRQYTPEYVEEVTGIPKEDLIKAARMYGTAKNAAILYCMGITQHSKGTDGVKAISNLALLCGQIGKPGSGVNPLRGQNNVQGACDMGGLPNVYPGYQPVALRENREKFENFWNAPLSDKPGLTVVEMGEAAYRGEVKAIYIMGENPMVTDPDLSHLQKAYAKLELLVVQDIFLTESAQQAHVVFPTLSFLEKDGTFVNTERRVQRVRKALEGPEGAKADWEIIAEISSRFGYPMSYRGPEEIFEEIRKVTPQYAGITYARLESGGIQWPCPDVNHPGTPILHRGKIARGKGLFVPVDYTPPPEIPDRDYPFILSTGRDYYHYHAGSMTRKVRLLNEMCPESLVEIHPSDAERLGIGEGNWVRVISRRGEFTSKVKITKRVAKGVAFAKFHFSEAPVNLLTNTVLDPESKIPDLKYSTVRIEKAHP, from the coding sequence ATGAAGATCACGATCAATGGAAAGGTAATTGTAGGAGAAGAGGGACAGACCCTCCTCCAGATGGCCAAAACAGGAGGCATCCGGATTCCGACCCTCTGCCACATGGAAAGCCTTCTTCCAACGGGGATGTGCCGGATGTGCGTGGTGGAGGTTCAGGGCCTTAAAAGTCCTGTGACGGCCTGCAACACCATGGCCCAGGACGGCATGGTGGTGGAGACCGAGACCGAAAGGGTTCGCGAGATCCGCAAGGAGGTCCTACAGTTCCTCCTGGTGAACCATCCTCTTGACTGTCCGGTCTGTGATAAGGGAGGGGAATGCGACCTCCAGGATTATGTTTATGAATACGGCATCACGCAGGCCCTGTACCGGGTGGATGCCCCGGCCAAAGAGCCCAAGACCTATGCCACGCCCGCGATCAAATACCATCCGAATCGCTGCATCCTCTGTAGTCGATGTATCCGAACCTGCCGGGAGGTCGTCGGCCGGGAGGTCCTTGACCTCCAGGGAACGGGCTTTGAAGCACGGGTCGAACCGGTCCGGCCAGAGCGGTGTATCTCCTGCGGAGAATGTCTCTCTGCCTGTCCAGTGGGAGCGCTCACGGAGAACGTCAGCGCGATCAAGGGGAGGAAGTGGCAGGCCAAGAGGGTGACCACCGTCTGCGGATACTGCGGCGTGGGCTGTGCCCTCGAGGTGAACGTGGTCCAAAACCGGGTGATCAAGGTGACGACGCGGGAAGGGCTCGGCACGAATCAAGGGGTTCTCTGCGTCAAAGGACGGTTCGGATTCGAATTTGTCCACAGCCCTGAAAGACTCCGGACCCCCCTTATCAAAGAGAACGGGAGGTTCAGGGAAGCGGGCTGGGAGGAGGCCTTGAATTACGTCGCGAACAAGCTCAGGGAGATCAAGGCCAAGTACGGGCCCAATAGCATCGCGGGCCTGGCCTCCGCACGGGTGACCTGCGAGGAGAACTACCTCTTTCAGAAGTTCCTTCGGGCGGCCATCGGAACGAACAACGTCGACCACTGTGCCCGTCTCTGACACTCCAGCACCGTGGTCGGTCTGGCCACGACCTTGGGCTCGGGCGCCATGACCAATTCCATCGCCGATTTCAAGGAGGCGGATCTCCTCCTGGTGACGGGAAGCAACACGACCGAGACCCATCCCGTGATCGGGATGCTCCTCAGACATCGGGCCCGTTTCCACGGGGCCAAGATCATCGTCGTCGATCCGAGGCGGATCGACCTCACCGAGGAGGCCGACCTCTTCCTTCAGCCCAAACCCGGGGATGACATCGCCTGGCTGAACGGGATGGCCCACATCATCATCCAGGAGGGTCTCTATAACAGGGCCTTCATCGAGGCCCATACCGAAGGCTTCGAGGCCTTCAAGGAGAAAGTCCGCCAATATACGCCGGAATATGTCGAGGAGGTGACCGGGATCCCGAAAGAGGATCTCATCAAGGCGGCCAGGATGTACGGCACGGCCAAGAACGCGGCCATCCTCTACTGCATGGGGATCACGCAACACTCCAAAGGGACGGACGGGGTGAAGGCCATCTCCAATCTGGCGCTCCTCTGCGGACAGATCGGGAAGCCGGGCAGTGGCGTCAATCCCTTAAGAGGGCAGAACAACGTCCAGGGGGCCTGCGACATGGGCGGTCTGCCCAATGTCTATCCTGGGTATCAGCCGGTGGCCCTCCGGGAGAACCGGGAGAAGTTCGAAAACTTCTGGAACGCCCCGCTCTCCGACAAACCCGGTTTGACCGTCGTGGAGATGGGCGAGGCGGCCTACCGGGGAGAGGTGAAGGCGATCTACATCATGGGCGAGAATCCCATGGTCACCGACCCTGATCTTTCTCACCTTCAAAAGGCCTATGCCAAGCTGGAACTCCTCGTCGTCCAGGACATCTTCCTCACCGAGTCTGCCCAACAGGCTCATGTCGTCTTTCCGACCCTGAGCTTCCTCGAGAAGGACGGCACGTTTGTCAACACCGAGAGGAGGGTTCAGCGGGTGAGAAAGGCCCTCGAAGGTCCCGAAGGCGCAAAGGCCGACTGGGAGATCATCGCAGAGATCTCCTCCCGATTCGGATATCCCATGTCTTATCGAGGCCCGGAGGAGATCTTCGAGGAGATCCGGAAGGTCACGCCCCAATACGCGGGCATCACCTATGCCCGGCTGGAATCCGGGGGCATCCAGTGGCCCTGTCCCGATGTGAACCATCCCGGGACGCCGATCCTCCACCGCGGAAAGATCGCAAGAGGGAAGGGATTGTTTGTGCCCGTCGATTACACCCCACCCCCCGAAATCCCGGACCGGGATTATCCGTTCATCCTGAGCACCGGAAGGGATTATTACCACTACCATGCTGGGAGCATGACCCGGAAGGTGAGACTCCTCAACGAGATGTGTCCGGAGAGCCTTGTGGAGATCCATCCTTCGGATGCGGAGAGACTGGGCATCGGCGAGGGAAACTGGGTTCGGGTGATCAGCCGAAGAGGGGAGTTTACCTCAAAGGTGAAGATCACGAAGCGGGTGGCCAAGGGCGTGGCCTTTGCCAAATTCCATTTTTCGGAGGCGCCGGTCAACCTTCTCACCAACACCGTGCTCGATCCGGAATCGAAGATCCCGGATTTGAAATACTCTACGGTCCGGATTGAGAAGGCCCATCCTTAG
- a CDS encoding NADH:flavin oxidoreductase has protein sequence MRHLFETTWIKGLQLPNRFVRSATWEGMATPKGAVSPKLVETMIRLARGGVGLIITGHAYVRPEGQASPFQLGIHQDDLVHGLQEMTQAVHAQGGKIVLQLSHAGRFAWREGIGRPPLVVSGDGSSSSPVEELTKPAIQELVQAFAEAARRAKTAGFDGIQIHSAHGYLLNQFLSPAFNRRQDEYGGDLRNRVRVHLEICEALRKVVGEDYPILIKLNGRDFIENGLSLEESVQIGKILARGGIDAIELSGGMIIAGKFSPSRQGIDSREKEAYFQEEAKVMRGEVGIPLILVGGIRSFEVAEKLLQDGVADYISMSRPLIRDPDLILRWKRGERHRSACRSDNLCFKPGREGEGVYCVVRAKEEGAS, from the coding sequence ATGAGGCACCTTTTCGAAACCACCTGGATCAAGGGACTGCAATTGCCCAACCGATTCGTTCGCTCCGCCACCTGGGAGGGCATGGCCACACCCAAGGGAGCGGTCTCCCCAAAACTGGTGGAAACGATGATCCGCCTGGCCAGAGGCGGTGTCGGATTGATCATCACGGGGCATGCCTATGTCCGGCCGGAGGGACAGGCGAGCCCTTTTCAGCTCGGCATCCACCAGGACGATCTCGTCCATGGGCTTCAAGAAATGACCCAGGCGGTCCATGCTCAGGGTGGGAAGATCGTCCTCCAACTGTCTCACGCCGGAAGGTTCGCATGGAGGGAGGGAATCGGAAGACCTCCCCTGGTTGTCTCAGGAGATGGCTCGTCGTCTTCTCCGGTCGAAGAGCTCACCAAGCCGGCCATTCAGGAGCTGGTCCAGGCCTTTGCAGAGGCCGCCCGAAGGGCGAAGACCGCGGGTTTCGACGGGATTCAGATCCATTCTGCCCACGGTTACCTTCTCAACCAGTTCCTCTCTCCCGCCTTCAACAGGCGGCAGGACGAATACGGTGGGGACTTGCGCAACCGGGTCCGGGTCCATCTCGAGATCTGCGAGGCCCTCCGGAAGGTGGTGGGCGAAGACTATCCAATCCTGATCAAACTCAACGGCAGAGACTTCATCGAAAACGGGTTGAGCCTTGAAGAGTCGGTCCAGATCGGAAAGATCCTGGCCCGGGGTGGAATCGATGCCATCGAGCTCAGCGGCGGCATGATCATCGCCGGCAAGTTCTCGCCCAGCCGCCAGGGGATCGACTCGAGGGAGAAGGAGGCCTATTTCCAGGAAGAGGCGAAGGTGATGAGAGGAGAGGTGGGAATCCCCTTGATCCTGGTCGGGGGCATCCGGTCCTTTGAGGTCGCAGAAAAGCTCCTCCAGGATGGCGTTGCCGATTACATCTCGATGAGCCGACCCCTCATCCGGGACCCCGACCTGATCCTTCGCTGGAAAAGGGGCGAGCGTCACCGATCCGCCTGTCGCTCTGACAACCTCTGCTTCAAACCCGGAAGGGAGGGGGAGGGCGTCTATTGCGTGGTGAGGGCGAAGGAGGAGGGTGCGTCCTGA
- a CDS encoding radical SAM protein gives MRISLTPLILPIFLPHRGCPHRCLFCNQKAWAEAPLPPGMVSDLIEAFLGRSSSLLEGREKQVAFYGGSFTAMDKEDQLAYLRVVQPFLLSGQVHSIRLSTRPDALGQDALDRLEQYGVKTVELGVQSLSEKVLALSQRGHTVEDSIAAIRELKERGFEVGVHLMIGLPGDTCEGFLQSLDRVIELKPDFVRIHPTLVLRGSPLEAFYKRGAYVPLSLEEGIEWLKKGLLRLRKAGLPLARMGLQPTRELEAHLLAGPYHPALHQLVESALFYDLSEHLLRVHLKGSSPVFLCHPKDLTNLRGQRDENLRRLTGRFKLDQISINLREDFPRGRLGLLLPEGVVSKDWAALGQDAPSSFALTTQ, from the coding sequence ATGAGAATTTCTTTGACGCCTCTTATCCTCCCCATCTTCCTTCCCCACCGGGGATGTCCTCATCGATGCCTCTTCTGCAACCAAAAGGCATGGGCAGAAGCTCCCCTCCCTCCCGGGATGGTCAGCGACCTCATCGAGGCCTTTCTTGGCCGATCTTCGTCTCTCTTGGAGGGACGGGAGAAGCAAGTGGCCTTCTATGGAGGGAGTTTCACGGCGATGGACAAGGAGGATCAACTTGCCTATCTGCGGGTGGTCCAGCCTTTCCTCCTTTCTGGACAGGTCCATTCGATTCGCCTCTCAACCCGGCCCGATGCCCTGGGTCAAGATGCCCTGGATCGTCTCGAACAGTACGGGGTGAAGACGGTTGAACTGGGCGTCCAGTCCTTGTCCGAAAAGGTCTTGGCCCTTTCCCAAAGGGGTCACACGGTGGAGGATTCAATCGCTGCGATCCGGGAATTGAAGGAGCGGGGGTTTGAGGTGGGCGTCCATTTGATGATCGGGCTTCCTGGCGACACCTGCGAGGGCTTTCTCCAATCCCTGGACCGGGTGATCGAATTGAAGCCCGATTTTGTGAGGATCCATCCGACGCTTGTGCTGAGAGGCTCCCCCCTTGAAGCGTTCTACAAGAGGGGAGCATATGTTCCCCTCTCCCTGGAGGAGGGAATCGAGTGGTTGAAGAAGGGCCTTTTGAGGCTAAGAAAGGCTGGCCTCCCCCTTGCCCGGATGGGTCTGCAGCCGACCCGGGAGCTGGAAGCCCATCTCCTGGCTGGCCCCTATCACCCCGCCCTCCATCAGCTGGTCGAATCGGCCCTCTTTTATGATCTCTCGGAGCACCTCCTGAGGGTCCATCTTAAAGGATCTTCTCCGGTCTTTCTCTGCCATCCGAAAGACCTTACCAACCTGAGGGGGCAACGGGACGAAAATCTTCGGAGGTTGACCGGGCGGTTCAAACTGGACCAGATCTCCATCAACCTGAGGGAAGATTTCCCACGGGGGAGGCTGGGGCTTCTTCTTCCGGAGGGGGTTGTCTCGAAGGATTGGGCGGCCCTCGGTCAGGACGCACCCTCCTCCTTCGCCCTCACCACGCAATAG
- the rnc gene encoding ribonuclease III, translating to MDEQRLKALSELEERLGYRFREKAWLDRALTHKSYVHQTVAPSRSSNEVLEYLGDAVLNLAVSHLLIEGFPEAHEGLLSMWRSHLVKRSSLAFFAKQLRLDHFLLVGKGEQRDGGANKASILANAFEALIGAVYLDSGYDQALRVVRNHFEPYLGMEGCLALSQDYKSLLQNFVQKEMGVIPRYRVLREAGPDHRREFQASVMIGEEIKGTGWGNSKKKAEQEAARFALGRLRIERMKTEG from the coding sequence ATGGATGAACAGCGCCTGAAGGCCCTAAGCGAGCTGGAAGAGCGGCTGGGATATCGATTCCGGGAGAAGGCGTGGCTGGATCGGGCGCTCACCCACAAATCCTATGTCCACCAAACCGTGGCCCCGAGCCGGTCTTCGAACGAGGTCCTGGAGTACCTCGGAGATGCCGTGCTCAATTTGGCGGTCAGCCACCTCCTGATCGAGGGGTTTCCCGAGGCCCATGAGGGCCTGCTCTCGATGTGGCGGTCCCATCTGGTGAAGAGGAGTTCCCTGGCCTTTTTCGCCAAACAGCTCAGGCTGGATCACTTCCTCCTCGTCGGAAAAGGGGAGCAGCGTGACGGAGGGGCCAATAAGGCCTCGATCCTGGCCAATGCCTTTGAGGCCCTCATCGGGGCCGTCTATCTGGACTCGGGATACGACCAGGCGCTGAGGGTTGTCCGGAATCATTTCGAACCCTACTTAGGGATGGAGGGATGCTTGGCCCTTTCCCAGGATTATAAGAGCCTCCTTCAAAACTTCGTTCAGAAGGAGATGGGGGTCATCCCCCGTTATCGGGTGTTGAGGGAGGCCGGGCCAGACCATCGAAGGGAATTTCAGGCCTCCGTGATGATCGGGGAGGAGATCAAAGGGACGGGATGGGGAAATAGCAAAAAGAAGGCCGAACAGGAAGCGGCCCGGTTCGCCCTGGGGAGGCTCAGGATCGAGCGGATGAAGACGGAGGGATGA
- the mtaB gene encoding tRNA (N(6)-L-threonylcarbamoyladenosine(37)-C(2))-methylthiotransferase MtaB, translating into MKTVSIATVGCKANQFDSEALLEQLRALGYRPVPFESGADVMIINTCTVTHRADFDSRQMVRRALRRHPGSIVIVTGCYVQADPETFAKMGGVRYLFGNREKFSIPSLLPQLEKGGLPKIQVGDIHRERTFVDLPVYRFSRRTRASLKIQEGCDHRCSYCIVPLVRGPSRSLSPQRVMEHLAQLKGEGFQEVVLTGIHLGAYGHDLHPPSSLGQLVERLESEDTPARIRLSSIDPLDVTPDLISLLSKSSKVCPHLHIPIQSAEDEILGRMNRNYDRRFLSELFERLSQSISGISIGADVIVGFPGETEEKFEKTYQWIQAAPVSYLHVFPFSRREGTPAADLDRQVPAEEIRRRAKRMRELGREKRRSFYSRFLHHTLEVLVEGREMGGRGPARWKGHSRNYLPVFLTVDGERDLSNREVKVFVTGWNDRGVVGHLTEGDDG; encoded by the coding sequence ATGAAGACCGTTTCGATTGCCACGGTCGGCTGCAAGGCGAATCAGTTCGACTCCGAAGCCCTTCTGGAGCAGCTGAGGGCGCTGGGCTATCGCCCGGTCCCTTTCGAATCGGGAGCCGACGTGATGATCATCAATACCTGCACAGTGACCCACCGGGCCGATTTCGATTCGAGACAGATGGTGAGGAGGGCCCTGCGGAGACATCCTGGATCGATCGTCATCGTCACGGGATGTTATGTCCAGGCAGACCCAGAGACCTTCGCGAAGATGGGAGGGGTTCGATATCTCTTCGGCAACCGTGAAAAATTCTCCATCCCGAGCCTCCTCCCACAATTGGAAAAGGGAGGGCTTCCGAAGATCCAGGTGGGAGACATCCATCGGGAGCGCACCTTCGTCGACCTTCCGGTTTACCGCTTTTCCCGTCGAACCCGGGCCTCCCTCAAGATCCAGGAGGGGTGCGATCACCGATGCTCCTATTGCATCGTCCCCCTCGTGAGGGGGCCTTCGAGGAGCCTTTCTCCCCAGAGGGTGATGGAGCATCTGGCTCAATTGAAAGGGGAGGGATTTCAGGAGGTCGTTCTCACCGGGATCCATCTCGGCGCTTACGGCCACGATCTACACCCTCCCTCTTCCCTCGGCCAGTTAGTTGAAAGGTTGGAATCGGAGGATACCCCTGCCCGGATTCGACTCAGCTCGATCGACCCCCTCGATGTGACGCCCGATCTCATCTCCCTCCTTTCTAAATCGTCCAAGGTCTGCCCCCATCTCCACATCCCCATCCAGAGCGCAGAGGATGAGATTTTGGGCCGGATGAACCGAAACTACGACCGTAGGTTCCTTTCTGAGCTCTTCGAACGATTGAGCCAATCCATTTCGGGAATCTCCATCGGCGCCGATGTGATCGTCGGATTCCCCGGAGAGACGGAGGAGAAATTCGAGAAGACCTATCAGTGGATCCAAGCGGCTCCGGTCTCCTATCTTCACGTCTTCCCTTTTTCGCGCAGGGAAGGAACGCCCGCGGCAGATCTCGATCGACAGGTCCCCGCGGAGGAGATCCGGAGGAGGGCCAAGAGGATGAGGGAATTGGGAAGGGAGAAGAGGAGATCTTTTTATAGCCGGTTTCTCCATCACACCCTCGAGGTATTGGTCGAAGGCCGGGAAATGGGGGGAAGAGGCCCGGCGAGATGGAAAGGTCATTCAAGAAACTATCTTCCTGTCTTTCTCACCGTGGACGGGGAGAGGGATCTTTCCAACCGGGAGGTAAAGGTCTTCGTCACGGGATGGAATGACCGGGGAGTGGTCGGCCATCTCACGGAGGGCGACGATGGATGA
- a CDS encoding UPF0280 family protein: protein MYERRTYRNLVTQNDLVRFEVVVKETDLLIRAKRDLFKKARDSVLAYRHQLETYIAQHPSFGTSLIPVGETDHCPEMIKEMLKASVRTGVGPMASVAGAIAQFVSRDLLPYSDEVIVENGGDIYLVSQKDRTIGLYAGSSPLSLRIGIMIEAGMTPLGICTSSGTVGHSLSFGKADAVCVLSKSGALADAAATAIGNVVKEKRDIEKGLEMGREIEGISGVLIVVGETLGLWGEIRLVRL from the coding sequence ATTTACGAGAGAAGGACCTACCGAAATCTGGTCACACAGAACGACCTCGTTCGGTTCGAGGTGGTTGTAAAAGAGACCGATCTGCTCATCCGTGCCAAAAGGGACCTCTTCAAGAAAGCCAGGGATTCCGTGCTCGCTTATCGACACCAACTCGAGACCTATATTGCCCAGCACCCTTCTTTCGGGACGAGTCTGATCCCAGTTGGGGAAACCGATCATTGTCCTGAAATGATCAAAGAAATGCTCAAAGCCTCGGTTCGGACCGGCGTCGGACCGATGGCCTCGGTGGCAGGGGCCATTGCCCAGTTCGTCTCAAGGGACCTGCTCCCATATTCGGACGAGGTGATCGTTGAAAACGGAGGGGATATCTACCTCGTCTCCCAAAAAGATCGAACCATCGGCCTTTATGCCGGGTCCTCCCCACTAAGTTTAAGGATCGGGATCATGATCGAGGCCGGGATGACCCCCCTTGGCATCTGCACCTCTTCCGGAACCGTCGGCCACTCCCTCAGTTTTGGGAAGGCCGATGCGGTCTGCGTCCTTTCCAAATCCGGGGCCCTCGCCGACGCAGCGGCCACGGCCATCGGGAACGTCGTCAAAGAAAAGAGGGATATCGAAAAGGGTCTGGAAATGGGGAGAGAGATTGAGGGGATCTCGGGGGTATTGATCGTCGTGGGCGAGACGTTGGGCCTCTGGGGAGAGATCCGATTGGTCAGGCTTTGA
- the rpsL gene encoding 30S ribosomal protein S12: MPTINQLVRIGRAKVKSKTSAPALTGSPQKRGVCVRVYTTTPKKPNSALRKVARVRLTNGIEVTAYIPGIGHNLQEHSVVLIRGGRVKDLPGVRYHIIRGTLDAVGVQDRKQGRSRYGAKKPK, translated from the coding sequence ATGCCAACGATCAATCAGCTTGTCCGAATCGGGAGAGCCAAGGTCAAGAGCAAAACCTCAGCGCCTGCCCTGACGGGCTCGCCCCAAAAGAGAGGGGTCTGCGTGAGGGTCTATACCACCACTCCCAAAAAACCAAATTCGGCACTCAGAAAAGTGGCCAGGGTGAGGCTGACCAACGGGATTGAAGTGACGGCCTATATTCCCGGAATCGGCCACAACCTTCAGGAGCATTCCGTGGTCCTCATCCGTGGGGGTAGGGTGAAGGATTTGCCAGGGGTCCGCTACCATATCATTCGAGGGACCCTCGATGCCGTTGGCGTCCAGGACCGCAAACAGGGCCGTTCCCGTTACGGGGCCAAGAAACCCAAATAA
- the rpsG gene encoding 30S ribosomal protein S7, translated as MPRKGEVKKREILPDPKYHDVLVAKFINGIMRRGKKSVAERIFYRALDLIRERTHSDPIKIFYQAMDHVKPLIEVRPRRVGGATYQVPVEVRPNRKTSLAIRWIIGYAKQRSEKTMEEKLCAELIDAANNRGAAVKKREDTHKMAEANKAFAHYRW; from the coding sequence ATGCCCAGGAAAGGGGAAGTCAAAAAGAGAGAAATTCTGCCCGACCCGAAATACCATGATGTTTTGGTGGCCAAATTCATCAATGGCATCATGCGCCGGGGGAAAAAGAGCGTGGCCGAACGCATCTTCTATCGGGCCCTCGATCTCATCCGCGAACGGACCCATTCCGATCCGATCAAAATTTTTTATCAGGCCATGGATCATGTGAAACCCCTCATCGAGGTCCGGCCCAGGAGGGTCGGCGGGGCCACCTATCAGGTCCCGGTGGAGGTGAGGCCTAACCGAAAAACCTCCTTGGCGATCCGTTGGATCATCGGATACGCCAAACAGCGATCCGAGAAGACGATGGAAGAGAAGCTCTGTGCCGAATTGATTGATGCGGCCAACAATCGAGGGGCCGCGGTGAAGAAAAGGGAAGATACCCATAAAATGGCCGAAGCGAACAAGGCCTTCGCACACTATCGATGGTAG